Genomic DNA from Oryza sativa Japonica Group chromosome 5, ASM3414082v1:
CTCGCCCTGCTCGTAGTCGGGGTCCTTGAGGACgtggaggaggatgaggtggTCGCCGGCGCGGAGCAGGTTgtccgccgcccaccgcagcgCCGCGCGGCTCCCCTCCGAGAAGtccaccgccgcccccacccaccgctccgccgccgccgcctcgcccgccatGCTCGCTGCTCACCTCGCTCTCGCTGCTGCTTCGTtcttggcttggcttggcttgctCTTGCAGCTTCTTGGCTTGTGGAGGTCACTGTGCTGGAAGGGATGGGGAAGCAAGGTAGAAATACTCGCCTGCTTGTTCTCCCTTTATTCTCTTTTCACTATTTTATTCTCAAACAAGAAATTCATAAGCATATTTGTTTGATCCAGAGTTTTAGACATGCCTATCTTGATGCCAGGGATGGttttttaatctatttttcttattaaacttttatttttcttcaataAGAGGATATTTGTTGATGCAAATATGTGTTAAAAAAGTTATAGTGTTTGCTCTTTGGCTTATCAATCGTAgtcaaagtttaaattttaaatttatattttatttttatgatttttgattttataaaaacacatatgtaaatatattacacataaattacttttaattgCTAAAAAGGTTACGGCTTATAATCAAAGCTGTTATGCTTTCTTAATAAATACTCTCTTCGCCCCCATAaaattataagtcgtttgatatTTTGCTTATGAAAGTTCTTTGGGAAAAAAAGCAACATctgtaacaccaaattagtttcattaaatttaatattaaatataccTTGGCAATATGTTTACTTTGTATTGAAAATAGCGGTatattttctacaaacttgattaaacttatagaaatttaattaaaaaagagTCAAACAATATATAATTAACATATAATTGAAGAGTAACTGTTAGGATATTTATTGGTGCAGTCTACTACTTTCTCTagggaaaagaaggaaaatgAAAATGAGAGATCTTCACATTATTTGTTGAGCCACAGGGCCTTTACTTTCATGTgaggaaaaaggagagaaattGTCTAGAGTTGTGCTCTTTCTGCATGACAGCTGGCCAGCATCTGTATGATGATGATCCACGTTGACAAGCAGTCAGCCATGCATGTGTttctccatttattttttttgtttggttcctCTTATCTTGTTAGCTTGTTGTCAATCAGTATTCAAGTGTTAATTTGTCTGTTCCTGTTCTTCAAAATAGTCATGAACCTGTATTTCTTCTatctaagattttttttttcaaaaagaaaaggcgCAGCTAGTTTTGCAGAATGATGAGTTGACCGTGCACTTCCTTTCTGAAGAGGAAAAATGGTGATAAAACAAGCAACAAAGTTTTAATTATGGTCCATATTTTCAACCAAACGCATAATAAGAGACCttttcaattatttataatccATCAATAATATAGTAATGCCACCCAAATTGtagaactttaaatttaattgctccaagataaaatgtcaaaatttagcaacttgcaCATGTTCTTTCTCAATCAACAATAAGACAACCAATTGGGTCCCttgaaaaaaaagcaaaacatgtGTGCAAGTTGTTCAATTTGTATTTACAAAACAAGAAAGTAAAAACACCATACATAATAATATATGCGTGCACCATCAGTCCAAAACGTCATGTGCCTATTGCGAGAGCGACCGCTCATGGTATAAGATTCCTTATCCAAAGATCATCCACATCCAATTGACCtgatattaagaaaaaaaatgcaatataTCTTTTCTAGAAGTATTTTGGCATCTAGAATCTGGAGTTCTGGACCATTTAAAATGCAACAAAGTTGAATTATTTTATTCTATAGTACATGTCCACGTCAAAACCTTCGTTGTCCACTGAACTATATAGAATATTCAAGGTGTACATGCAAACAACAAATGGATTTTTACACCTTTCTTATGGAGTTTTACATGGACTTTATGGAAAGCATGTTGTGACATCCAATCTCAGATGGAATATCTCCTACTTACCAAGCTTAAGAGTAAGTTAGTGATTGATCTGCTGACTGTTGGATTACTGATTTTTGCCACTTAGCCAGAAATGGTTGGTCCCAACTCCCAAACTGTTCATTGGGCAATCAGTTGGCAGAATACCTTCTCACCTTGGCTTACCTTCACAATGCAACTTCCATACTAACTAACTGGATCAAAGTTATCCTATATCTGGATGAGAACTTGGAGATGCCATTTACTAGTTTCAGAGACTTGGCAAGGTTGGGTAACCTTTCACAGGCCCGACTAGTGATAGAGCTTCTTGTAATGCTTCCAGGAGATAATCTGGGTGGTCCTCAATGCGTGCATGGCCAAATTGTGCCGGTATTTTGCGTAGAACTCTTCCAACAATCTGCAACTcataagaaaaaacaaaatgagcAAAACATGACATACAAGACTATTCTAGCAATGATTTCACTTAGAATCCTATCGGATGAGAAATGCAACtcataaataagaaaaatagagaTCAACATTCATTTAACTAGTTGCTAGGTGTTGGTGCGTCCACTGACAGTATCTATGCTTTAGCCTTTCTATTCTAGCAGGTATTTGCTGAATACTTTAGTATCATTCCAATAAAAAACACTGTAAATGTAATATCAAGAGCAAACCTTGCGAGCATAGCCGCCATAAGCTATCCCTCCAATAAAGGCTTGCTGACAATCAGTCACTCCAGAGGTTGCTGCCCCTAAGTTTCAGTAAGATAAATAAAGTTGGATAGTTCATGGATTAAATAAACATATTACCAGAATATAAAACATTAGTTTGATTGCTCAGTTTCAAAAGGCATAGGTTTAATTGCACACAGTTTAATAGTTCAAGGGCTTAAAATGTGATTTTGCCTAAAGTATTCTTTGACCTCATAAGTTGAACAAGAAAAGGAACAAAGTAAACAAAATCCGGTgacatgttaaaaaaaagtaaacaaaaTACCAGGAAAAGTTGTAGATTGGAAAAGACCAGCTTTCTTTAGGGATTCTATGGTGTATGAGTTGGTGCCACCAGCCAACTGATAGAAGCCTTCAAAACCATATTATTAGAAAATACTTAGAAATGTGGATGATAACAAAGCCAtaacgagtttttttttttctaaagattGACTTTGTTTACCAGGAGGCCTATTTGACATTGAAGACAAATGAACAGCAAAGGATACTGTTTCCCTCGTTGCACCTCGGCCTATGTCGCCACTCATCGGCCGGCCATCTAACTGCTTGTATAAATAAGGTAACTTGAATAACCTCAGATTTTGAGCATATGGATATGGATATGGATATGGATAAGGTTCAGATTATGACATGAAGTGGACCAGCAAAGCATTTACAGAAAAACAGAATGTAGAATCAACTAGCCAACACCAAGAAAATAATTGTCCTAATAGAATTTCAAATTGCTAAAAGTATAGTTATGAACAGTATGATCATGTACAGACAAATTAGAATCTGCAGTTGATACATTTGTTCTCTTCATAGCAAACCTGCCAAAGATTATAGCCTTGAAGATGGGACTGCATTGTTGTGTATATTGCATTCATTAAATTAACTGTTGAATCGCCAACATCAGGCAGGCTGACCTGAAAggtatgagttttttttttattcattatGATGGTAAATGCAATAGGAAACATATCCATCATGAAACAAAGTGCAAACTTACTGCAATCAGCTTCACATTATTGATTGACTCACCCAAGTTGCTCCAGAGGGTATTGAACATATCAGTTCCCCTACAGTAGCAAAAAAAGTTCAGATTAAGTGGTCTGAGTAATGGAGAAAAGGTAAATGTTACTTGGTATAAAAATCATCAAAGAAAAACTTACGTACTTTCCAGTGGTATGTATCTCTATTGCATCAACATCATTCCTTTTCAACAGTTCAGCAGTCATAGCAGGATCTCGAACATACGACATAGCTCCTGAAATGTTTTCAAGCAAGGCTTGTAGCTTCTATAAGATACACAAAGGCGTGGAAGTATCAGATTATGCTTAAAAACATAGGGATGCTACATATACATGTAAAGAACACTGTGGGAACAAAGGTCATGTAAACTATTGTCATGATGCCATAAAGGAAAAACGAAGGAATGCATTACTCAGTGCTCACTTATTCTGTCATAAGGGCAAACCGACAAGCATCGTCCACAGCCGTAGCACCGCTCCGTAATTACACCACCCTACACAAGACATCAGAGGTCAGGTCATAAAATGAAATGAAGAGAATAAACAAAAGCAGAATAAAGTAAACAAACCAATTGATACCTCAAGTTTTCCACATGAAGGATCAGACTGAGAGTGCTCTTCCTCAATCATAACCCTCTCTAACAATATTGCATCAGCAGGACAGACTTTCTCACATGGCTTTGAGCAATCTGGTGGGCAATCCTCAGGATCAAATTctagagaaaagagaaaggaagtGGAAACCTTTAGAAGCAAAGAACAAAGGTATTCAGAAATCCATAAACATGCAACAGGTCTTGCTAGTGAAAGCAGGAAACCAAGTTCATTTAACATGATACAGCAGAACTttcttttaatttcaaattttccaTACTCAAATGAGGATAATAAAAACGAGACTGTTATTTCAAAGTGGCATTAACAAATAtccaaaaataaactcaaaataTAGAGTACAACTTTTGTAAAGAGCACATCATTTACCAGCTTTACGGAAATGAAGATCTCTGCAATCGTCATTAACACTAACCATCACCCATGGCCtttgaactgctggcacaattGAGGCTGCTACATCAATACCTTCATTCACTGCACCCACCACAGATGCGTCTGCTGCACAATCAATGCAATCCACTGCATACACAAAATCAGTCCATGATTATCAAGAGTAGATTAACCTAGCACAATGGAATCACTGAATATACAGCTATTTTACCAAGTTTTTGCCAGGTCTGCCGAAGGAGAGGCggaccaaatttcattaagatcAAGGGTATGCACAAATTTACAAACTTCGAATTCCGACAAGAAGCTGTCGAAACAAAAGGAGGTCGCTAGGAAAACCACCTCCTGAAAACAGCTATTTTACCAAGTTGACATGATATTTTTCAAACACCACCCATTATGTTATGATGCCagtctgaattctgaaatgCTACATATATGCTCCACAAAAATGTTTATAATTAGAGCAACAAGCATACCTCCGG
This window encodes:
- the LOC4337868 gene encoding uncharacterized protein isoform X1, which produces MAPPTARSLLASHAAVRAAASARRGRLAGDHHPPQVAALRRGDWVKLICGASFEDAADVRNLSLVYTLAGVDCIDCAADASVVGAVNEGIDVAASIVPAVQRPWVMVSVNDDCRDLHFRKAEFDPEDCPPDCSKPCEKVCPADAILLERVMIEEEHSQSDPSCGKLEGGVITERCYGCGRCLSVCPYDRIRAMSYVRDPAMTAELLKRNDVDAIEIHTTGKGTDMFNTLWSNLGESINNVKLIAVSLPDVGDSTVNLMNAIYTTMQSHLQGYNLWQLDGRPMSGDIGRGATRETVSFAVHLSSMSNRPPGFYQLAGGTNSYTIESLKKAGLFQSTTFPGAATSGVTDCQQAFIGGIAYGGYARKIVGRVLRKIPAQFGHARIEDHPDYLLEALQEALSLVGPVKGYPTLPSL
- the LOC4337868 gene encoding uncharacterized protein isoform X2, with the translated sequence MKFGPPLLRQTWQKLVDCIDCAADASVVGAVNEGIDVAASIVPAVQRPWVMVSVNDDCRDLHFRKAEFDPEDCPPDCSKPCEKVCPADAILLERVMIEEEHSQSDPSCGKLEGGVITERCYGCGRCLSVCPYDRIRAMSYVRDPAMTAELLKRNDVDAIEIHTTGKGTDMFNTLWSNLGESINNVKLIAVSLPDVGDSTVNLMNAIYTTMQSHLQGYNLWQLDGRPMSGDIGRGATRETVSFAVHLSSMSNRPPGFYQLAGGTNSYTIESLKKAGLFQSTTFPGAATSGVTDCQQAFIGGIAYGGYARKIVGRVLRKIPAQFGHARIEDHPDYLLEALQEALSLVGPVKGYPTLPSL